A single genomic interval of Bradyrhizobium japonicum USDA 6 harbors:
- a CDS encoding alpha/beta fold hydrolase has product MPRVQAGEIELGWREWGRGEVTVVFIHGNLASKDWIELAAPLFPTGLRVIAIDWRGCGDSDRPKPVADYSNYSMQQHAEDMLAALDILDIGYCHLATHSTGGIIAARMLLMQPQRFGRVFALDPVTPLGMAFNADQIGLFRAMMASKDLTRAIMATAASSLFEPESMAPNAVPRFREGLKDIQVLFDRIIEQTFGVSEGIWIGTPVNLTKERERRELERRMPEMRHPHLVLWGEWDGWIPPTDLRAMAQAMPDCRLVIVPRIGHSMNLEVPALYAGYFGAWFGGLTE; this is encoded by the coding sequence ATGCCACGGGTGCAGGCGGGTGAAATCGAGCTTGGCTGGCGGGAGTGGGGCCGAGGCGAAGTGACCGTCGTCTTCATCCATGGCAATCTCGCCAGCAAGGACTGGATCGAGCTGGCTGCGCCCTTGTTTCCAACGGGCCTGCGCGTCATCGCGATCGACTGGCGCGGCTGCGGGGACAGCGACCGGCCGAAGCCCGTAGCCGATTATTCGAACTACTCCATGCAGCAGCATGCCGAGGACATGCTGGCGGCACTCGATATCCTCGACATCGGCTATTGCCATCTCGCGACGCATTCGACCGGCGGCATCATCGCCGCCCGCATGCTCTTGATGCAGCCGCAGCGTTTCGGGCGCGTGTTCGCACTCGATCCGGTGACGCCGCTCGGCATGGCTTTCAATGCCGACCAGATCGGCCTGTTTCGGGCGATGATGGCGAGCAAGGACCTGACACGAGCGATCATGGCGACCGCGGCGTCCTCGCTGTTCGAGCCCGAGAGCATGGCGCCAAACGCCGTGCCTCGATTTCGGGAGGGATTGAAGGATATCCAGGTGTTGTTCGACCGCATCATCGAGCAGACCTTTGGCGTCTCCGAGGGCATCTGGATCGGAACGCCGGTCAACCTCACGAAGGAAAGAGAGAGGAGAGAGCTCGAGCGCCGCATGCCGGAAATGAGGCATCCGCATCTGGTGCTATGGGGCGAATGGGACGGCTGGATTCCGCCAACCGATCTTCGCGCCATGGCCCAGGCGATGCCAGATTGCCGTCTCGTGATTGTGCCTCGCATCGGGCACTCGATGAATCTCGAAGTACCGGCACTCTACGCCGGCTATTTCGGCGCCTGGTTCGGAGGACTTACCGAATAG
- a CDS encoding phasin, which translates to MAETNLSADNVRAALSEALGRLRKANADYFEMLEKGISSSPLPIANQAKEFCSFMQRNVTATLDLSDKLIHAKDVQDALKLQADFFQEQMRALTDQTKTMGEAAMKAAGGMFSPKS; encoded by the coding sequence ATGGCAGAGACCAATCTATCCGCAGATAACGTCCGTGCGGCGCTAAGCGAGGCACTTGGCCGCCTGCGCAAGGCCAACGCCGACTATTTCGAGATGTTGGAGAAGGGGATCAGTTCGTCGCCTCTGCCGATCGCGAACCAGGCGAAGGAGTTTTGCAGTTTCATGCAGCGTAATGTCACAGCGACCCTGGACCTCAGCGACAAGCTGATCCATGCCAAGGATGTCCAGGACGCGCTCAAGCTTCAGGCCGATTTCTTCCAGGAGCAGATGCGGGCCCTGACCGACCAGACCAAGACCATGGGTGAGGCGGCGATGAAGGCGGCCGGTGGCATGTTCAGTCCGAAGAGCTGA
- a CDS encoding MarC family protein — protein MRDIATSGLVADFLFGFGALFAIINPYGLAFIFLDKTRGLSEDERANLALRVAGYAFVVLLVSLFLGSQILNFFGVTIPALRIAGGLVVAATGWSMLHAPSGPAGPHEVSSPDHVTMKRMAFFPLTIPLTTGPGTIATAIAIGISRTGSLDAMFQSSIVSLLVAFAVTAAIYHAYRKSSAMARLFGEEGTSVVTKLSAFLLLCIGVQIILTGVSEVMRSILDSAPRAIQ, from the coding sequence ATGCGTGATATCGCCACATCGGGGCTCGTTGCCGATTTCCTGTTCGGCTTCGGCGCGCTGTTCGCGATCATCAACCCCTACGGACTGGCCTTCATCTTCCTCGACAAGACCAGAGGTCTTTCTGAAGACGAGCGCGCGAACCTTGCGCTGCGGGTTGCCGGATATGCCTTCGTGGTCCTGCTGGTGTCGCTGTTTCTGGGCAGCCAGATCCTCAACTTCTTCGGCGTGACAATCCCGGCGCTTCGGATTGCCGGCGGCCTCGTAGTCGCTGCGACAGGATGGTCCATGCTCCACGCGCCCTCGGGCCCGGCCGGACCTCACGAGGTCTCGTCCCCAGATCATGTGACCATGAAGCGCATGGCCTTCTTTCCCCTCACAATTCCGCTGACGACCGGGCCGGGAACGATCGCGACAGCCATCGCGATCGGGATTAGCCGGACCGGCAGCCTCGATGCGATGTTCCAGTCATCGATCGTTTCGCTTCTGGTGGCGTTCGCCGTGACTGCCGCGATCTATCACGCCTACCGGAAATCGAGCGCAATGGCGCGCCTGTTCGGCGAGGAGGGCACCAGCGTGGTGACGAAACTGTCAGCTTTCCTGCTGCTCTGCATCGGCGTGCAGATCATCCTCACCGGCGTTTCCGAGGTCATGCGGTCCATATTGGACAGTGCTCCGCGCGCTATCCAGTAG
- a CDS encoding tyrosine-type recombinase/integrase, producing the protein MARNRLTTTQCNARRKAGKLADGDGLYLQTSPNGNKSFVFVFIRSGRRREMGLGPFGTGTGQVSLAAARDKADEVRAILGRGGDPFTELSSRRATSRSFGAYADEWVAGMEEGWRNEKHRAQWKSTLGTTYCATLRKRPIGEVTTDDVIKVLKPIWRTKAETARRIRGRIERVLDAARAAGERSGENPARWRGHLSELLSKPEKLQRGHHKAMPHTDVPAFMTRLRAMNGIAALSVEFTILTAARSGESRGATWSEIKDDLWVVPPERMKGGREHRVPLVPRALEILEQMKKLRTSNIIFPGFRDDRPLSDMSLSAVLRRLKVDATVHGFRSSFRDWAGDATDFPRELAEAALAHLVGDETERAYRRGDALKRRRELMEAWAEYLGRQK; encoded by the coding sequence ATGGCGCGAAATCGGCTCACCACCACGCAATGCAATGCGCGCCGCAAGGCCGGAAAGCTGGCGGATGGCGACGGCCTGTACCTTCAAACCAGCCCGAACGGTAACAAGTCGTTCGTGTTCGTTTTCATCCGCAGTGGTCGCCGCCGCGAGATGGGGCTGGGGCCGTTCGGCACGGGCACAGGGCAGGTTTCTCTCGCTGCTGCGCGTGACAAGGCCGACGAGGTTCGGGCAATCCTCGGGCGCGGTGGCGATCCGTTTACAGAGTTATCGTCGCGCCGCGCGACCAGCCGGAGCTTCGGCGCGTATGCCGACGAATGGGTTGCGGGGATGGAGGAGGGCTGGCGCAATGAGAAGCATCGCGCGCAGTGGAAATCGACGTTAGGAACGACCTATTGCGCGACCCTTCGCAAGCGGCCCATCGGCGAAGTCACAACCGACGATGTGATCAAGGTGCTGAAGCCTATCTGGCGCACCAAGGCTGAAACGGCCCGCCGCATCCGTGGCCGGATTGAACGGGTTCTAGACGCCGCTAGGGCGGCCGGTGAGCGCTCCGGTGAAAACCCCGCCCGATGGCGCGGGCACCTGTCAGAGCTACTGTCCAAGCCCGAGAAGTTGCAGCGCGGCCATCACAAGGCCATGCCGCACACGGACGTGCCCGCGTTCATGACGCGGTTGCGGGCGATGAACGGGATTGCCGCGCTCTCCGTCGAATTCACGATTCTGACTGCTGCCAGGTCGGGGGAATCCCGTGGGGCAACGTGGTCCGAGATTAAGGACGATCTATGGGTAGTGCCTCCCGAGCGGATGAAGGGCGGGCGCGAGCATAGGGTACCGCTCGTACCGAGGGCGCTAGAGATCTTGGAGCAGATGAAGAAACTGCGGACCTCAAACATCATCTTCCCTGGCTTCCGCGATGACAGGCCGCTATCGGATATGTCCCTGTCGGCGGTGCTGCGGCGGCTGAAGGTGGATGCGACGGTGCACGGCTTCCGATCCAGTTTCCGCGATTGGGCGGGAGACGCCACCGACTTTCCGAGAGAACTGGCGGAGGCGGCCCTGGCGCATCTGGTCGGCGATGAGACGGAACGCGCCTATCGGCGGGGCGACGCCCTCAAGCGGAGGCGGGAGCTCATGGAGGCTTGGGCGGAATATCTCGGGCGGCAAAAATAA
- a CDS encoding helix-turn-helix transcriptional regulator has translation MKTACTLTSLSRTMINRYRAEGRFPAAVPLGDKRIAFVKAEVSEWIASRIAARAANDNTSRAVAA, from the coding sequence ATGAAAACTGCGTGCACGCTCACATCATTGAGCCGCACGATGATCAATCGCTACCGCGCGGAGGGCCGCTTTCCTGCGGCCGTCCCGCTCGGGGACAAACGTATCGCCTTCGTTAAAGCGGAGGTCAGTGAATGGATCGCCTCGCGCATCGCTGCGCGTGCGGCGAACGATAACACCAGTAGGGCGGTGGCGGCGTGA
- a CDS encoding DUF3102 domain-containing protein has product MKNNLDSIVAKIRERQGSTTLAIVEIGQLLSAAADSLPHGEFMPWIEREFDFSYRTAKRYRDVAEMVSNLPVWQIWAGQLSKAALYAMLDQPNNVRAAVVETTKTMFVSAFEVARIAERLRVEAGTQPPIADEAAEKAGPAVDGPLDAQRTAASIIRSIFKLATSGVAPSNLVGAIEEGDLNFAIEFLREIKSAREEKRSSIQAAADRAERRSVERSLH; this is encoded by the coding sequence ATGAAGAATAATCTGGATTCAATCGTCGCAAAAATCCGTGAGCGGCAAGGTTCGACCACTCTCGCAATCGTCGAAATCGGACAGCTACTCAGCGCTGCAGCAGACTCGCTACCGCATGGCGAGTTCATGCCCTGGATTGAGCGTGAATTTGATTTTTCGTACCGCACTGCAAAGCGATATCGAGACGTCGCGGAAATGGTGTCAAATTTGCCAGTCTGGCAAATTTGGGCCGGCCAACTGTCGAAGGCGGCACTGTACGCGATGCTGGACCAGCCGAACAATGTGCGAGCCGCGGTTGTCGAGACCACTAAAACGATGTTCGTTTCTGCGTTTGAAGTTGCGCGGATCGCAGAACGGTTGCGTGTTGAGGCGGGAACCCAGCCGCCCATTGCCGATGAAGCGGCGGAGAAGGCAGGCCCGGCTGTGGATGGACCACTGGACGCCCAACGAACCGCAGCCTCTATCATTCGATCGATATTCAAACTCGCGACATCGGGCGTAGCGCCAAGCAATCTCGTCGGCGCGATCGAAGAGGGGGATCTAAATTTCGCAATTGAATTTCTGCGCGAAATAAAATCAGCGCGAGAAGAGAAACGTTCATCGATTCAAGCTGCGGCGGATAGGGCTGAGCGACGATCTGTGGAACGATCTTTGCATTAA
- a CDS encoding AAA family ATPase gives MSAKPKTNNGEQTGGHANDNDPDKAAKFKKDFTFTRYCELGQTTRAKAFVIDGVMAAGESSYTVAKPDSGKSVIKLDMDFHIAAGLDWHGYRVTKGLAVNFAFERYDLQLRRGMALRQYYSDVEPNIPLVIVGGKFDLHGNTLSVRRMVDLINYLQDDYQTVLRSATLDTLTKSFGRGKQNVAEDMKAYFDSVAYLLEKFPTTHCTIVHHEGHDTGRAKGAIDLDGLVDVSHRVVRKGELFRLECDGANDGGASGTLLTYGMKSVEVTDADGNKFAAPIVFKAADTEKFAASLSEKATETVKAKTKTELMDILTELSNGGNPVGGGVWQSKYHERYPDLNENTVQSRFKRAAKALEEDGSVQSSGVPKVYVPVQVQA, from the coding sequence GTGAGCGCTAAACCGAAGACCAATAATGGCGAGCAGACAGGTGGCCACGCCAACGATAACGACCCTGATAAGGCAGCCAAGTTCAAGAAGGACTTCACATTCACGCGCTACTGCGAGCTGGGCCAGACGACGAGGGCCAAGGCGTTCGTAATCGATGGCGTCATGGCTGCCGGCGAGTCATCGTACACTGTGGCAAAGCCGGACAGCGGCAAATCCGTCATCAAGCTTGACATGGACTTCCATATCGCGGCCGGCCTGGATTGGCACGGCTATCGCGTGACGAAGGGCCTCGCTGTCAACTTCGCCTTTGAGAGGTACGACCTACAACTTAGGCGCGGCATGGCGTTGCGCCAATATTATTCCGATGTTGAGCCGAACATCCCGCTGGTGATTGTTGGCGGGAAGTTTGATCTGCATGGCAACACGCTTTCCGTCAGACGCATGGTCGACCTCATCAACTATCTGCAGGACGACTATCAGACCGTGCTGCGAAGCGCGACGCTCGACACGCTCACGAAATCCTTCGGCCGCGGGAAGCAGAACGTTGCCGAGGACATGAAAGCCTATTTCGATAGTGTTGCGTATCTACTCGAAAAGTTTCCGACAACTCACTGCACGATTGTTCATCACGAAGGGCATGACACCGGCCGGGCTAAGGGCGCCATTGACCTCGACGGCCTGGTCGATGTCAGCCACAGGGTAGTTCGGAAGGGTGAACTCTTCCGGCTTGAGTGCGACGGCGCCAATGACGGTGGCGCGTCAGGAACATTACTCACTTACGGCATGAAATCGGTCGAAGTGACGGACGCTGATGGCAATAAGTTCGCAGCGCCTATCGTGTTCAAGGCGGCTGATACGGAGAAGTTCGCTGCCTCGCTTAGCGAGAAAGCCACCGAGACCGTGAAGGCCAAGACCAAGACCGAATTAATGGACATTCTGACCGAGCTATCAAATGGCGGAAATCCTGTCGGTGGCGGTGTGTGGCAGTCCAAATACCACGAGCGATATCCAGACCTGAATGAGAACACGGTACAGTCGAGGTTCAAGCGAGCCGCCAAGGCGCTTGAGGAGGACGGCAGCGTCCAATCGTCTGGAGTCCCCAAGGTCTATGTTCCGGTGCAGGTGCAAGCTTAG
- a CDS encoding bifunctional DNA primase/polymerase, which produces MIDLALSLATAGTPVFPCRPENKRPYTSNGFKSATVFPHVLRRWWSDWPDALVGMPTGERTNVWVLDMDSYKGATEADLLHDLPPTRTVRTRSGGRHFYFHHAGLGNSPGRLPAAWDVRGQGGFVLVPGNPGYTLERDMAPADAPEWLLALIRPRPYVPRPGQPYQPQTHDAYVAGAVSQELDLLSRCPAGSRGYQLNTSAFRLGTLVGAGALDRSEAEAGLWDAAHGCGLAAVDGERACRNAIRRGLDAGSKQPRTLPERDNTPLVDVTKLLRKRRA; this is translated from the coding sequence ATGATCGACCTAGCACTCTCCCTAGCCACGGCAGGCACGCCCGTCTTTCCGTGTCGGCCCGAGAACAAGCGGCCGTACACTTCGAATGGCTTTAAATCCGCGACCGTCTTCCCGCACGTGCTCCGCAGGTGGTGGTCGGACTGGCCCGATGCCCTTGTCGGCATGCCAACCGGCGAGCGCACCAACGTCTGGGTGCTGGACATGGACTCCTATAAGGGCGCGACCGAGGCCGACCTGTTGCACGACCTGCCGCCAACGCGCACAGTCAGGACGCGGAGCGGCGGCAGGCACTTCTATTTCCACCATGCTGGCCTGGGCAACTCACCGGGCAGGTTGCCGGCGGCCTGGGATGTTCGTGGCCAGGGTGGGTTTGTCCTCGTTCCAGGCAATCCGGGTTACACGTTGGAGCGCGACATGGCGCCCGCCGATGCGCCTGAATGGCTGCTGGCGCTTATCCGACCGCGTCCATATGTGCCGCGGCCGGGCCAACCGTACCAGCCGCAAACGCACGACGCGTACGTTGCCGGCGCGGTGTCGCAGGAGCTAGACCTGCTGTCGCGGTGCCCGGCAGGCAGCAGAGGGTATCAGCTCAATACCAGTGCCTTCCGGCTCGGCACGCTGGTTGGCGCTGGTGCACTAGATCGCAGTGAGGCTGAAGCAGGCTTGTGGGATGCTGCGCACGGATGTGGGCTGGCAGCGGTCGACGGCGAGCGTGCCTGCCGCAACGCTATTCGGCGCGGCTTGGACGCGGGCAGTAAGCAACCGCGGACGCTGCCCGAGCGGGACAACACGCCGTTAGTCGACGTGACGAAGCTGCTGCGGAAGCGGAGGGCATAA